One genomic region from Athalia rosae chromosome 3, iyAthRosa1.1, whole genome shotgun sequence encodes:
- the LOC105691314 gene encoding uncharacterized protein LOC105691314 isoform X1 encodes MPNGTIEVTVKNRNDRANMSKKQGGTNLRVGVRSPQRNNVVLEASPSAEIASYDYEAVTSPSECRDTDHDDENEVEVTLVKDCPHLGRCEVTLQDLGKESNNLKTSFAQTIEKLTSDRESIGDPKDQNVARSTCRTTGESKTAAVDLKNSPERVINQRSDAKKHERIPAIARHEKSKQNLQKVKTNLKDSLKRKVVNSSVLDGNRNSKIPRSTKIAGATTKVCPIAQLPSKRNSKKCLPTRPVYIPRRGAKNNFVSVPKEDILRKTYENLRHVHRFQASGVEVKSSALKLSGHLVGLRKEQFADTKIVNKACLEPPRTLVIDAGDNYSPSSKISSQKLLPLRKACRSCNDQRETLNLKLGVREVLQDPWNDVRSAPETRSQVGWPKTLEMDRFRESTSEELDLSSDSYSTDSSLKRRRQKYFQEKNFRTKNSAGRSNSPRIKPRAKVRFSFLNTLFDIVFWPFLFLRTNR; translated from the exons ATGCCGAATGGCACGATCGAGGTAACTGTTAAGAATCGGAATGACCGCGCAAATATGAGTAAAAAACAAGGTGGTACGAACTTGCGCGTTGGGGTCAGAAGTCCACAACGTAATAACGTGGTACTGGAAGCTTCTCCAAGTGCTGAAATCGCTTCCTACGATTACGAAGCTGTCACGAGTCCTTCGGAGTGCCGCGATACAGATCATGACGACGAAAACGAAGTTGAAGTAACTCTCGTAAAAGACTGTCCTCATCTAGGGAGGTGTGAAGTGACGTTGCAGGATCTGGGAAAAGAGTCAAATAATCTGAAAACTTCGTTTGCAcaaacgatagaaaaattgacgtcAGATAGGGAAAGTATTGGTGATCCTAAGGATCAAAATGTGGCGAGATCAACATGTCGAACTACGGGCGAGTCGAAGACAGCGGCTGTGGACCTCAAG AATTCGCCCGAGCGAGTAATAAATCAAAGAAGTGATGCGAAAAAGCACGAACGAATCCCCGCTATCGCCCGACATGAAAAAAGCAAGCAAAACCTTCAGAAAGTAAAAACGAACCTGAAGGATTCACTCAAACGTAAAGTCGTAAATTCGTCGGTTTTGGACGGCAATAGAAACAGCAAAATTCCAAGGTCTACTAAAATTGCCGGGGCCACAACAAAAGTTTGCCCG ATTGCCCAACTTCCTTCGAAAAGAAACTCGAAAAAATGCTTGCCTACCCGTCCAGTTTACATTCCTCGACGAGGAGCAAAAAA CAACTTCGTCAGCGTACCGAAAGAGGATATATTGCGAAAAACTTACGAAAACTTAAGACACGTTCACCGCTTTCAAGCATCCGGAGTCGAAGTCAAATCCTCAGCGTTGAAATTATCTGGACATTT AGTTGGTTTGCGAAAGGAACAATTCGCCGATACTAAGATAGTAAATAAAGCTTGCCTGGAACCTCCGAGGACATTGGTCATCGACGCGGGTGATAATTATTCGCCGTCGTCAAAAATATCTTCCCAAAAACTATTACCACTAAGAAAAGCCTGCCGCTCTTGCAACGATCAGAGAGAAACTCTCAATTTAAAACTGGGCGTACGCGAGGTTTTGCAGGATCCATGGAACGACGTAAGAAGTGCGCCAGAAACCCGATCCCAAGTCGGATGGCCAAA GACCCTGGAGATGGATCGATTCCGCGAATCCACGTCAGAGGAACTTGACCTGTCTTCGGACTCTTACAGTACCGACAGCAGTTTGAAACGGAGAAggcagaaatattttcaagaaaaaaactttagaACCAAAAATTCAGCCGGTAGGTCAAACTCCCCGCGGATCAAACCTCG
- the LOC105691314 gene encoding uncharacterized protein LOC105691314 isoform X2 has protein sequence MPNGTIEVTVKNRNDRANMSKKQGGTNLRVGVRSPQRNNVVLEASPSAEIASYDYEAVTSPSECRDTDHDDENEVEVTLVKDCPHLGRCEVTLQDLGKESNNLKTSFAQTIEKLTSDRESIGDPKDQNVARSTCRTTGESKTAAVDLKNSPERVINQRSDAKKHERIPAIARHEKSKQNLQKVKTNLKDSLKRKVVNSSVLDGNRNSKIPRSTKIAGATTKVCPIAQLPSKRNSKKCLPTRPVYIPRRGAKNNFVSVPKEDILRKTYENLRHVHRFQASGVEVKSSALKLSGHLVGLRKEQFADTKIVNKACLEPPRTLVIDAGDNYSPSSKISSQKLLPLRKACRSCNDQRETLNLKLGVREVLQDPWNDVRSAPETRSQVGWPK, from the exons ATGCCGAATGGCACGATCGAGGTAACTGTTAAGAATCGGAATGACCGCGCAAATATGAGTAAAAAACAAGGTGGTACGAACTTGCGCGTTGGGGTCAGAAGTCCACAACGTAATAACGTGGTACTGGAAGCTTCTCCAAGTGCTGAAATCGCTTCCTACGATTACGAAGCTGTCACGAGTCCTTCGGAGTGCCGCGATACAGATCATGACGACGAAAACGAAGTTGAAGTAACTCTCGTAAAAGACTGTCCTCATCTAGGGAGGTGTGAAGTGACGTTGCAGGATCTGGGAAAAGAGTCAAATAATCTGAAAACTTCGTTTGCAcaaacgatagaaaaattgacgtcAGATAGGGAAAGTATTGGTGATCCTAAGGATCAAAATGTGGCGAGATCAACATGTCGAACTACGGGCGAGTCGAAGACAGCGGCTGTGGACCTCAAG AATTCGCCCGAGCGAGTAATAAATCAAAGAAGTGATGCGAAAAAGCACGAACGAATCCCCGCTATCGCCCGACATGAAAAAAGCAAGCAAAACCTTCAGAAAGTAAAAACGAACCTGAAGGATTCACTCAAACGTAAAGTCGTAAATTCGTCGGTTTTGGACGGCAATAGAAACAGCAAAATTCCAAGGTCTACTAAAATTGCCGGGGCCACAACAAAAGTTTGCCCG ATTGCCCAACTTCCTTCGAAAAGAAACTCGAAAAAATGCTTGCCTACCCGTCCAGTTTACATTCCTCGACGAGGAGCAAAAAA CAACTTCGTCAGCGTACCGAAAGAGGATATATTGCGAAAAACTTACGAAAACTTAAGACACGTTCACCGCTTTCAAGCATCCGGAGTCGAAGTCAAATCCTCAGCGTTGAAATTATCTGGACATTT AGTTGGTTTGCGAAAGGAACAATTCGCCGATACTAAGATAGTAAATAAAGCTTGCCTGGAACCTCCGAGGACATTGGTCATCGACGCGGGTGATAATTATTCGCCGTCGTCAAAAATATCTTCCCAAAAACTATTACCACTAAGAAAAGCCTGCCGCTCTTGCAACGATCAGAGAGAAACTCTCAATTTAAAACTGGGCGTACGCGAGGTTTTGCAGGATCCATGGAACGACGTAAGAAGTGCGCCAGAAACCCGATCCCAAGTCGGATGGCCAAAGTAA